The Commensalibacter nepenthis genome has a window encoding:
- the tpiA gene encoding triose-phosphate isomerase: protein MAKPIIIGNWKMNGLSEEADHIVSALLAYAEKNKNFAPTVICPPFTQLYHIQKHIKNTPYALGAQDCHVAEKGAYTGNISAAMLKDVGAKYVILGHSERRAEYKESNELVSQKTIAAQNSGLLPVVCIGETKEERESNQYKDVIANQIKGSLPEQFNGLVAYEPVWAIGTGASAKNEDIAEVISFIREKLVAQYGENGKKTPILYGGSVKPNNVKDIFAISELGGVLVGGVSLIPEDFLQLVTIAQDFV, encoded by the coding sequence ATGGCTAAACCAATCATTATTGGAAATTGGAAAATGAATGGCTTGTCAGAAGAAGCCGATCATATTGTTTCTGCGTTACTTGCTTATGCTGAAAAAAATAAAAATTTTGCCCCAACTGTAATTTGCCCCCCTTTTACACAACTTTATCATATTCAAAAACACATAAAAAACACCCCTTATGCATTGGGAGCGCAAGATTGTCACGTTGCTGAAAAAGGCGCATATACTGGCAATATCTCTGCTGCAATGTTAAAAGACGTTGGCGCAAAATACGTCATTTTAGGCCACTCTGAACGTAGAGCCGAATATAAAGAAAGTAACGAGCTTGTCAGTCAAAAAACAATTGCAGCTCAAAATTCTGGATTATTGCCTGTCGTTTGTATTGGTGAAACAAAAGAAGAACGTGAATCCAATCAATATAAAGATGTTATCGCCAATCAAATCAAAGGATCATTACCAGAACAGTTTAATGGTCTGGTGGCGTATGAACCTGTATGGGCAATTGGCACAGGCGCATCCGCCAAAAATGAAGATATTGCCGAAGTGATTTCGTTTATTCGTGAAAAACTTGTTGCTCAATATGGAGAAAATGGTAAAAAAACACCTATATTATATGGTGGATCAGTTAAACCAAATAATGTAAAAGATATTTTTGCAATTTCCGAGCTGGGTGGTGTATTGGTTGGTGGGGTCAGTTTAATCCCTGAGGACTTTTTGCAACTTGTTACAATTGCTCAAGATTTTGTATAA
- the secG gene encoding preprotein translocase subunit SecG — protein MMTILLIVQLLVTLALIGVVLIQRSEGGGLGIGSSQGMGSFMTGRGTTNLLTRATGILAAAFMVLCIVIAILYKNEAQDKRKSLLDIVPQQTSQTQPKPAATQPQPQPQQTEKTTPNK, from the coding sequence ATGATGACTATTCTTCTAATTGTACAATTATTGGTTACTCTTGCATTGATTGGCGTTGTGTTAATCCAACGTAGTGAAGGTGGCGGTTTAGGTATCGGAAGCAGTCAAGGAATGGGCTCTTTTATGACTGGGCGCGGTACAACGAATTTGTTAACACGTGCCACAGGTATATTGGCAGCAGCTTTTATGGTGTTATGTATCGTTATTGCTATTTTATATAAAAATGAAGCACAAGACAAAAGAAAAAGTCTTTTAGATATCGTTCCACAACAAACAAGCCAAACACAACCAAAGCCTGCTGCTACTCAACCACAACCTCAGCCTCAACAAACTGAGAAAACAACACCAAATAAATAA
- a CDS encoding CTP synthase, with amino-acid sequence MTRFVFITGGVVSSLGKGIASAALASLLQARGYSVRLRKLDPYLNVDPGTMSPYQHGEVFVTNDGAETDLDLGHYERFTGVDASRNDNATSGRIYSDVMMRERRGDYLGATVQVIPHITNAIKSVILQDADDVDFMLVEIGGTVGDIESLPFLEAIRQLRNDLGNEQTLFMHLTLVPWIASAGELKTKPTQHSVKELQNVGIQPQILLCRCDRTIPKHERQKIANFCNVRTESVVPALDVDTIYGCPIEYHKEGLDTEVLRHFNLPYDKEPDLTKWYKILDALRNPESEVTVSIVGKYTALLDSYKSLIEALLHGGIAHRVKVNINWIKAEDLEDAEDTSNFFINSNAILVPGGFGERGSEGKIKAIRYARENNIPFLGICFGMQMAVVECARNLAGLPQASSSEFGPTEEPLVGLLTEWIDSGQVKRRYSGDNMGGTMRLGAYTAELTPGSKVATMYGSTTIQERHRHRYEVNIHYQEQIERAGLKFSGLSPDKVLPEVVEYENHPWFIAVQYHPELKSKPFAPHPLFSGFIEAAINQEKSK; translated from the coding sequence ATGACGCGATTTGTGTTTATTACTGGTGGTGTAGTTTCCTCATTAGGAAAAGGCATCGCCTCTGCCGCGCTGGCAAGTTTATTACAAGCACGTGGTTATTCTGTTCGTTTAAGAAAATTAGATCCTTACTTAAATGTTGATCCCGGAACCATGAGCCCTTATCAACATGGCGAAGTGTTCGTAACCAATGATGGTGCTGAAACAGATCTTGATTTGGGTCATTATGAACGATTTACTGGGGTCGATGCATCACGTAACGATAATGCAACTTCTGGACGTATTTACTCTGATGTTATGATGCGTGAACGGCGTGGGGATTATCTGGGCGCAACAGTACAAGTTATTCCTCACATTACCAATGCGATTAAATCCGTTATTTTACAAGATGCTGATGATGTCGATTTTATGCTGGTCGAAATTGGTGGGACCGTTGGTGATATTGAAAGCCTCCCTTTCCTAGAGGCTATTCGCCAATTGCGTAATGATTTAGGTAATGAACAAACTCTTTTTATGCATCTAACTTTGGTTCCTTGGATTGCATCAGCCGGTGAATTAAAAACGAAACCAACCCAGCATTCTGTTAAAGAATTGCAAAATGTTGGTATTCAACCACAAATTTTATTATGTCGCTGTGATCGCACAATTCCAAAACATGAGCGTCAAAAAATTGCTAATTTCTGTAATGTTAGAACAGAATCAGTAGTCCCTGCACTTGATGTTGATACGATTTACGGTTGTCCAATTGAATATCATAAAGAGGGTCTAGATACAGAAGTTCTGCGTCATTTCAATCTTCCTTATGACAAAGAGCCAGACCTCACCAAATGGTATAAGATTCTTGATGCGCTAAGAAATCCCGAAAGCGAAGTTACGGTTTCTATTGTTGGTAAATATACAGCTTTGCTCGATAGTTACAAATCTTTGATCGAGGCATTGCTTCATGGTGGCATAGCTCATAGAGTCAAAGTGAATATCAACTGGATCAAAGCAGAAGATTTAGAAGATGCAGAAGATACAAGCAACTTCTTTATCAATTCAAATGCTATTTTGGTTCCTGGTGGTTTTGGTGAACGGGGTAGCGAAGGCAAGATTAAAGCCATTCGATATGCCAGAGAAAATAATATTCCATTTCTTGGTATTTGTTTTGGTATGCAAATGGCTGTGGTTGAATGTGCAAGAAACCTTGCAGGTTTACCTCAAGCATCTTCATCAGAATTTGGTCCAACAGAAGAACCCCTTGTAGGACTGCTGACAGAATGGATTGATTCTGGACAAGTGAAACGTCGTTATTCTGGGGATAATATGGGTGGAACTATGCGCCTTGGGGCATATACTGCTGAATTAACACCTGGTTCAAAAGTTGCAACAATGTATGGTAGCACAACTATTCAAGAACGCCATCGCCATCGATATGAAGTGAATATTCACTATCAAGAACAAATTGAACGTGCAGGTCTCAAATTCTCTGGTTTATCCCCTGATAAAGTTTTACCAGAAGTTGTGGAATATGAAAATCATCCTTGGTTTATTGCGGTACAATATCATCCAGAATTAAAATCTAAACCATTTGCGCCTCACCCATTATTTTCAGGCTTTATCGAAGCTGCGATCAATCAGGAAAAATCAAAATGA
- the kdsA gene encoding 3-deoxy-8-phosphooctulonate synthase, which yields MNLNKSVPVCSLTIANNLPFTLIAGPCQIESLEHALNTAQTLKDICEKLNIGLIYKSSFDKANRTSITTQRGLGMEQGLAILNEVKVKLGLPILTDIHLPEQCEQVALVADILQIPAFLCRQTDLLIAAAETNKVINVKKGQFLAPWDMKNVADKIASTGNEKILLCDRGTSFGYNTLVSDMRGLPIMAQTGYPVVFDATHSVQQPGGMGSSSGGQREFVSYLAKAAMAVGVAALFVETHEDPDNAPSDGPNMVKLADLPALLQKLVQIDRITKEF from the coding sequence ATGAATTTGAATAAATCAGTTCCAGTTTGCTCTTTAACCATTGCAAATAACCTTCCATTTACGTTGATTGCAGGACCATGTCAGATTGAATCCTTGGAACATGCGTTAAATACTGCACAAACATTAAAAGATATTTGTGAAAAGTTAAATATTGGACTGATTTATAAAAGCTCTTTTGACAAAGCAAATCGCACAAGTATTACAACACAGCGAGGTCTTGGAATGGAGCAAGGTCTTGCTATTTTAAATGAGGTCAAAGTCAAATTGGGATTACCGATTCTGACCGATATTCATTTACCTGAACAATGTGAACAAGTAGCCTTGGTTGCAGATATTTTGCAAATCCCAGCATTTTTATGCCGTCAAACAGATTTGTTAATTGCCGCAGCAGAAACCAATAAAGTGATTAATGTGAAAAAAGGTCAATTTTTGGCTCCTTGGGATATGAAAAATGTTGCTGATAAAATTGCATCAACAGGAAATGAGAAAATCTTGTTATGTGACCGAGGTACTTCTTTTGGATATAATACCTTAGTTAGCGATATGCGCGGTTTGCCGATTATGGCTCAAACAGGTTATCCTGTGGTATTTGATGCGACTCATTCGGTTCAACAACCTGGCGGAATGGGCAGCTCTTCTGGGGGGCAACGTGAGTTTGTCAGTTATCTTGCCAAAGCCGCAATGGCTGTTGGTGTTGCTGCTCTATTCGTAGAGACCCATGAAGATCCTGACAATGCCCCAAGTGATGGTCCTAATATGGTTAAATTAGCTGACCTCCCTGCTCTTTTACAAAAACTTGTCCAAATTGATCGGATTACCAAGGAGTTCTAA
- a CDS encoding DUF3429 domain-containing protein: MKKIPLLPFLLGVLSPVPLVIMAFIMMFYSPQTTLPILLPAFVGYAAIILSFIGGINWILSMQKPVILLDSDMNVIDKKRLSIAVVPCLFGELAIILTANHKWSMALLFLIIGFAVTLFLERNSYLPTEQPAGYQTMRWLTTFVIQLCLIGAVIFRTPW, translated from the coding sequence ATGAAAAAAATACCTCTTTTACCTTTTTTGCTAGGGGTATTATCACCCGTTCCATTAGTCATCATGGCGTTTATAATGATGTTTTATTCACCACAAACAACATTGCCCATATTATTGCCTGCTTTTGTTGGCTATGCAGCAATCATATTGTCATTTATTGGGGGAATTAACTGGATTCTTTCAATGCAAAAGCCCGTGATTTTATTAGATAGTGATATGAATGTTATCGATAAGAAACGTTTATCGATCGCTGTTGTGCCATGTTTGTTTGGTGAATTAGCAATTATTCTTACTGCTAATCATAAATGGTCTATGGCACTTTTATTTCTTATTATCGGATTTGCAGTGACCTTATTTTTGGAAAGAAATTCATACCTACCTACAGAACAACCAGCTGGTTATCAAACTATGAGGTGGCTGACAACATTTGTTATTCAGCTTTGCCTCATTGGTGCGGTAATTTTTAGAACTCCTTGGTAA
- the eno gene encoding phosphopyruvate hydratase, whose protein sequence is MSAIIDIVAREILDSRGTPTIEVDVELESGVVGRAAVPSGASTGIHEAVELRDDDKNRYFGKGVLKAVNNVNSEILEALVGIESLDQMLVDEVMIELDGTPNKSRLGANATLGVSMATAKASAEELGIPLYRYLGSPYSHVLPVPMMNIVNGGKHADNPIDIQEFMIVPHGASSIAEAVRMGAEVFQALKKDLHAAGLNTSVGDEGGFAPNLKSAHEALEYIMKAIEKAGYKPGEEISLALDLASSEFYKDGKYNMTGEGKIFSSSEMVDYIVGLCKNFPIISAEDGCAEDDWEGWAEMTQKLGNKIQLVGDDLFVTNPTRLAKGIKQNIANSLLVKVNQIGTLTETFRAMELAHRHGYSTVVSHRSGETEDATIADLAVATNAGQIKTGSLSRSDRIAKYNQLIRIEEDLGNAARYAGRNAFKALEIL, encoded by the coding sequence ATGAGTGCAATTATTGACATTGTAGCACGCGAAATTCTAGATAGTCGTGGTACACCAACCATCGAAGTCGATGTTGAATTAGAAAGCGGTGTCGTTGGACGTGCAGCAGTGCCTTCTGGTGCATCAACTGGGATTCATGAAGCTGTTGAACTCCGTGATGATGATAAAAATCGTTATTTTGGTAAAGGCGTTTTAAAGGCTGTTAATAATGTTAATAGTGAAATCTTAGAAGCGTTAGTAGGTATCGAATCACTTGATCAAATGCTTGTTGATGAAGTGATGATTGAACTTGATGGCACACCAAATAAAAGTCGTTTAGGTGCGAATGCTACTTTAGGTGTTTCAATGGCGACTGCAAAAGCATCAGCCGAAGAACTAGGCATTCCTTTATATCGTTATCTTGGCTCTCCTTATTCTCATGTGTTGCCTGTACCAATGATGAACATCGTTAATGGCGGTAAGCATGCTGACAATCCCATTGATATCCAAGAATTTATGATTGTTCCTCATGGTGCATCTTCTATCGCTGAAGCTGTCAGAATGGGCGCAGAAGTTTTCCAAGCATTAAAAAAAGATTTACATGCAGCTGGTTTAAACACCAGTGTTGGTGATGAAGGTGGGTTTGCTCCTAACCTTAAGTCAGCTCATGAAGCTTTAGAATATATTATGAAAGCGATTGAAAAAGCTGGTTATAAGCCAGGCGAAGAAATTTCATTAGCTTTGGATCTTGCTTCATCTGAATTTTATAAAGATGGCAAATATAATATGACTGGCGAAGGTAAAATCTTTAGCTCCAGTGAAATGGTTGATTATATTGTTGGTTTATGTAAAAATTTCCCTATCATTTCAGCTGAAGATGGATGTGCTGAAGATGACTGGGAAGGTTGGGCAGAAATGACTCAAAAGCTCGGGAACAAAATCCAACTTGTTGGTGATGATTTGTTTGTTACCAACCCTACAAGACTTGCTAAAGGAATTAAGCAAAATATTGCGAACTCTTTATTAGTTAAAGTAAATCAAATTGGTACATTAACCGAAACATTCAGAGCAATGGAATTAGCACATCGTCATGGTTATTCAACCGTGGTTAGCCATCGTTCTGGTGAAACAGAAGATGCAACCATTGCTGATTTAGCTGTTGCAACCAATGCTGGACAAATTAAAACAGGCTCTTTGTCTCGTTCAGATCGTATTGCTAAATATAATCAATTGATTAGAATTGAAGAAGATTTGGGTAATGCAGCAAGATATGCTGGTCGTAACGCATTTAAAGCATTAGAAATCTTATAA
- a CDS encoding FtsB family cell division protein: protein MRFFRYVKKLVKSVIPPVFFIGLTGFFIWNTLNGDHGLKSYYVQQKLLVEAEQAQQDAVSEQQIWSRRVVGLKEGHLDKDLLDERTRVMLSFAQEDEIIIPYKANDHLY, encoded by the coding sequence ATGCGTTTTTTCCGTTATGTTAAAAAACTAGTTAAATCAGTTATTCCCCCTGTTTTCTTTATAGGTTTAACAGGCTTTTTTATATGGAATACCTTAAATGGTGACCATGGTTTAAAAAGCTATTACGTTCAACAAAAATTATTAGTTGAAGCCGAGCAAGCCCAGCAAGATGCTGTCTCAGAACAGCAAATCTGGAGTAGACGTGTTGTTGGATTAAAAGAAGGTCATCTTGACAAAGATTTATTAGATGAACGCACACGTGTCATGCTGAGCTTTGCGCAAGAGGACGAGATTATCATTCCTTATAAAGCGAATGACCATCTTTATTAA
- the rpmG gene encoding 50S ribosomal protein L33 yields the protein MAKSNTIQIKLLSTAETGFFYVTRKNARAHTGKMELKKYDPVVRKHVVFREAKIK from the coding sequence ATGGCTAAAAGTAACACAATTCAAATTAAATTACTTTCAACTGCTGAAACAGGTTTTTTCTATGTAACCAGAAAGAATGCAAGAGCACATACTGGTAAAATGGAATTAAAAAAATACGATCCAGTTGTTCGTAAACACGTTGTTTTCCGTGAAGCAAAAATTAAATAG
- the bioD gene encoding dethiobiotin synthase: MNSYKQKIIKSFDMAVSYEQSAHIQKIVAKRLAQFIKTLDMDCSQPLSILEIGCGTGLLTQLIIDFFPKAQLLITDISPYMIERVKKKYGNNPNIQFKVMDGEAIDLEQSFDLIVSSLAFQWFENLEHSLKTITTLLNPNGYLLCSTLAQQSFKEWRQIYAEHDCHCSFQSYPNVETLDSYWSSEIGGGFWQSETILESIKNGIEFIKGLRAIGAHIAAKTHKPLSAAQFQKILTQFNEDYGYTTYEVALGCFRRFAAKGFFVTGTDTDVGKTFISACLTKALGATYWKPMQTGLNCDLGDSKNIQILAQIPDAQIIPPLIELQEPLSPEEAAKSEAITLDIHQLDFSLPTQNRPYIVEGAGGVLVPVAGSQYMLQMMQKVNLPVVIVARTELGTLNHTLLTINVLRNHHIPIAGVILNGNLNPANKEAIERHGRIAVIAEVPYIEKITDQFIAQFTKEIILFY; encoded by the coding sequence ATGAATTCTTATAAACAAAAAATTATCAAATCCTTCGATATGGCTGTTTCTTATGAACAATCAGCGCATATCCAAAAAATTGTCGCAAAGCGTTTAGCTCAATTTATCAAAACGTTAGATATGGATTGTTCTCAACCTTTATCAATCTTAGAAATTGGCTGTGGAACAGGATTATTAACCCAATTAATAATTGATTTTTTTCCTAAGGCTCAATTATTAATTACTGATATTTCCCCTTATATGATTGAACGGGTTAAAAAGAAATATGGTAATAATCCCAATATTCAGTTCAAAGTAATGGATGGCGAGGCGATTGATTTGGAACAATCTTTTGATCTTATTGTGTCTAGCCTTGCCTTTCAATGGTTTGAAAATTTAGAACACTCATTAAAAACAATCACAACATTATTAAATCCTAACGGATATTTGCTATGCTCTACATTGGCACAGCAGAGCTTCAAAGAATGGCGTCAGATATATGCTGAACATGACTGTCATTGTTCTTTTCAATCTTATCCGAATGTAGAAACATTAGACTCTTATTGGTCATCTGAAATAGGTGGTGGTTTTTGGCAAAGTGAAACTATTTTAGAATCAATTAAAAATGGAATAGAATTTATCAAAGGATTGCGCGCTATTGGCGCCCATATTGCTGCGAAAACGCACAAACCTTTATCAGCAGCACAATTTCAAAAAATTCTTACGCAGTTTAATGAGGATTATGGATATACTACTTATGAAGTTGCTCTGGGTTGTTTTAGACGATTTGCTGCAAAAGGTTTTTTTGTTACTGGCACAGATACTGATGTTGGCAAAACTTTTATATCTGCATGTTTAACCAAAGCATTAGGCGCAACCTATTGGAAACCGATGCAAACGGGATTAAATTGTGATCTTGGGGATAGTAAAAATATACAAATACTAGCACAAATCCCAGATGCACAAATCATTCCACCACTCATTGAATTACAAGAACCGTTATCCCCAGAAGAAGCCGCTAAAAGCGAAGCAATCACATTAGATATTCACCAACTCGATTTTTCCTTACCTACTCAAAATAGACCTTATATTGTTGAAGGAGCAGGGGGCGTTTTGGTTCCTGTTGCAGGTTCTCAATATATGCTTCAAATGATGCAGAAAGTTAATTTACCCGTTGTAATCGTTGCAAGAACAGAGCTAGGAACGTTAAATCATACGCTTTTGACAATAAATGTTTTGAGAAATCATCATATCCCTATTGCTGGGGTTATTTTAAATGGCAATCTGAATCCAGCGAATAAAGAAGCCATTGAACGTCATGGAAGAATTGCTGTTATCGCTGAAGTCCCATATATAGAAAAGATCACAGATCAATTTATTGCCCAATTTACAAAAGAAATAATATTATTTTATTAG